The genomic region TGTACTCCGAATTTTAGCCAGGGCCTGGTATTGTAAGCATCGTCAGCCAGTCCGATAATAAACCCAGCACCACAGGAGAGGAGAATGCCAATGAAGCCTAACTGGTAAGCGTCTTGTGAAGGTTCAAATAAAATGGAGTAGGAGGCGAGAGACAAAAGAAATATGATGTAGAAAGTTATTCCGCCGATGGAAGGTTTCGATAGAGCGCCCCATCTGATAATGGTGCCATCCGAATTATTTCTTATGCCAAGCGTTTTAAAAAACCGGAGAAAAAGAATATTGATCATCATAGAAAAGCCTACCGCTACCGCGAAAAATAGCGTGTATAAAATGAAACTACTGTTTTGTAAGAAACCCTCGGTCATTTATATTTTAAATTCAAATCTTGATTCAATTTGGTTAAACAGGGGCAACTCCCGGTCTTTATCTGATACTATCGGTTGACTGATTCCCCAGTCAATATTTAATTCAGGGTCATTCCAAAGAATTCCACTTTCTGAATTCTTGTCATATAGGTTAGTGCATTTATAAAGAAAAATGGTATTCTCTTCCAAAGATATAAAACCATGTGCAAAACCGGGTGGAATCCAGAATAAAAATTGGTTCTCCGCACTTAATTCCACTTTCAGGTGTTGGCCATAGGTAGGCGAATTTTTCCTGATATCTACTGCAATATCCAGAACGCTACCGGATAACACACGTACTAATTTACCCTGATCAAATGGCGGATGCTGAAAATGTAGCCCTCTCAACACATTTTTCACACTACTGCTTTGATTATCCTGAACAAAATGAGAAGTAATGCCGTTTTTATGAAATACATTTTCATTATAGGACTCAAAGAAGTATCCCCGTTCATCATAAAACACGCGTGGTTTTATAAGCAGAGGTCCGGATATTTCAAACTGAGTTACTTCCATTTCAGGATTTTTTGACATTGAAGAAATGCCTTACTTTTTCGAAAAGATTTTTAGGTTCATTGTCGTCTTCATAATAGCCATAACCATAACTATAGCCATAGCCGTATCCATACCCATAGCTA from Bacteroidota bacterium harbors:
- the rfbC gene encoding dTDP-4-dehydrorhamnose 3,5-epimerase: MEVTQFEISGPLLIKPRVFYDERGYFFESYNENVFHKNGITSHFVQDNQSSSVKNVLRGLHFQHPPFDQGKLVRVLSGSVLDIAVDIRKNSPTYGQHLKVELSAENQFLFWIPPGFAHGFISLEENTIFLYKCTNLYDKNSESGILWNDPELNIDWGISQPIVSDKDRELPLFNQIESRFEFKI